cggtcggtaaacatcggttaccggttttttgaatttgaattgtcatTTCGAGCGGTTTCTAGCGGTTTCCGGCGATTTACCGCcggtttaccgataccgctagttggcgaaaatcgctttaccgtcggtaaggtgaaccctgaGCTAGCTTCACAAGATGTTGCAACCGAATGCCGGCGACTCCTCGCAGCTGAAAACCTGCAGCGGCGTCTGGTGATAAGCCGCCGCGCACAGGCACGGCGCCGGGCACCCGCAGGGCTccggcttcttcttcttctcctcctcgggCTTCTTGTCCTTGACCTCCTCCACCTTGAGGATCTCGGCGTGGCGGCAGACCTTCTTGCGCAGGCAGTGGACGAGGCAGGTGATGTCGATGCCCTCGCCGACCACCTCCAGCCGGTCCTTGAGGTCGCCGGCGATTGCTATCGAGATCACCCCTGCATATATACTGTTGTCAGGCTAGCTAATAACTCGTTTGCACAAATGGATCTGTATGTAAGTTTTGATCAAGTGCTGATGGCCCTTGTTGAGTGCATACCGTACCGTTCGTTTTGGCGGCCAGCACCATGGCCCCGGCGCGGCTCTTGGCGTTCGGCATGGTCACCTTGATCACAATCTTGTGCTGCAAATAAATTAAACGACGAGCGACGAGCGAGCGACGTGAGAAACAAAAACGTACGGAACTAGGATCAGAAACGAACAGTGGGTCGCTTCACTATACCTTGGCCATCGTTGATGGTTCTCCGACGACGACACTGATCGAGAATTAAGCTGAAGAATAAATAAGTAACTGATTGATCTGACTGGGGGTGGGGGCGTGGATAGCTAGCTCTCGCTCTACGACGCTGAATCGCCGATCGTACGTAATGTTCTCCTGCCGGCCGGTGCAGCAGCAACCACGCACGCAATGCAAGCTGCTTGATGAGTAGTATAGCTAGCTCCTCCTAGGACCTTGCGGCCGCGCTCGCGTCTCTCTGGTGCGGTGGTGTAATATATACGCGGCTCCGGGCCAGAGCTAGCTCTTGTTAGCTCCTAGGACAGCTAGAGGCTGCTGAACACAGACACAGCTGCTGCGTGCGTCGTCGAGCTGCTCGTCAGCTCCCAAGTGGTGAGCCATGGACGACATGGATGGCCGGGCGGGACGACGGGGACGGCGCTGGAGCCGTGCCAACGGCGCGGTCCGTGTCCGTTCGCTGTCGCGGCAGGGTACCGGGCCCAAGTTGTGGGCTGCTGCTTCCCTCCGAATTTAAGGCGCTCGGCACGGACGGAGCCGAGACAGTGAGGTCCATGTTCGTTGCCCACATGAGACTACCGACTACGGGACCAGCAGCTTGCATGCCGGTCGCTTACTTTTCTATGGAGGCGCGACCGTACCCCGGCGTAGGTCTCCGCCTTTCGCAGTCATCGCTCGATGAAGCCCGGGTATGCAAGTTAATTAGCGGTCCCGGCCGTGTGCGGCCATTgctagcggcggcggacgaAGAAATCCTGCCTGGTGGTATAGGGTTGCCTACGCACAAAATGGCGAGAAATGGTTGTGGTACTAGCTGATTCGGAGAAAATGGAGCACAGCTGGTTAGAGCCAGGTGTGGGGCAATATATACTGAAAGTGACTCCAACATTAAATCTGATTGCGCTGTGTCCAAGAGGACACCAAAATGATAATGACGCTCTATTTGTATGGGCTAAAGTTGAGCGCTAAATTTTAGCACTTTATTAGCATTCAAATCTCTGCTAAAATTTTCtggctaaagtttagctcatCCTATTAGCACTCATGTTTAGATAAACTAGTGCTAATGTTTAACGCTTACATCAGACGAAGCCACGATATGGCTTTTCCTGGTGCACGTGCTccatggtaaaaaaaatattacttcCTCCATTCAATCATGATAGTTATATTTTCACATGGCACAGTGACCAAGGACACCAAATATGCTTATCAATCTATTAATCATGTTAACCATTATCTACTCGTTTCTAGTGACTATTAACTACAGCGGCTCATGTTTTACCCAATATTTCTCCTTATCGAGGCATGCATGCGGGGGATACTGAACGGGCTACTTGAGGACTCCCAAGGTGAAGGTTTAATATAGTGATGAACAATTCTAAATTATTCAATTTTCAAAATATAGCTGTCAAAACTGCATGGAGAGAGTAATATTTACCTCAAAATTTCCATATATTTCCTCTACAACtgattttatttctttataTTTGATAGAGGGTGCACCAAAGTTAGTTTTGAGCTGGCTTTGCCCCTTACCACTTGGTTCCAAATATCCCCGTAgtttggcaaaaaaaattataaaaaagttCCGACCTTGAATATTCGTAAAAAGTGAATACCTACGTGCATATACTTAGACTATCAGCACATGCCAAACAAAGAAATCAAACAAACACTACAACCGCTGGAAGACTGGAACTAAACAGAAATTCTGCTCCTGAAGTTCGGCAAAGATGCATGTGGAGCTCGTTGGGAAAATTGCAAACCTCCGAAGGTTCCCAATAGGTGCATGCCAAACCTCTCGTGATGTCACCATCTTCACGTCATGCACGTGGACCTATCTCCGGCCTGACCGTAGCTTGCGAGAAAACAAGGCTGCTGGCTGCTTTTTTACCAGGCCTGGCCTGCATGCGCGGCTCGGCCCGTTGCACATGCAGCGGTTTTGGAAGCTAGCGAACTGCCTAGCTACTGTAATTGACTACTCGTCTGTTGAGATATACTAATTTGAAGGTGTGAGTAACgcagaaataaataaataaagataCTATCAGTTACTTTTTCTGTTATGCTTTTACTTTATTTAACAATACTTCTAATAACTATGCAAGGCATTTAACTAAATTTCTTTAGGTACTCTTAATATATGAAGTTGCCATGAGACCTGCATGGTCTTGCTCGATACGATGAGTGATTGATGGTTTGTCGGGGTGGCTTGAAGATTTTGATGTTTATTATTAAGAATGTTTTAATTGAGTTCGCATGATTGCTTATGGCTAGCCAAAGGTAGTGATGGACTTGACTTGAGGACGCAAAGCGACATTTTTTTCCCCTCATGATTTATAGGTGATGTGTATGGATGGATGTGGTGCTCAATGGCGAGGTGCCGGATGATGAGCAAAGGCTCGACACTGATGGACTAATAAGTGTGTGGTGAAAGGCGAGTAGAAGTTGGTCCAATGGACCATTCACGGATGGTTAAGTTGGAGTCGTGAGCGATCCACGCCGCTCACATGGAGTGGGAGAGGGAAGTGATGTAGATGGTTTTGACCAAGCAAGTCTTGGCAGGCGTCAAGTTGAAGTCAAGAGGCAGCTTGGTGCTGGGAGCTGGAGCATAAAGCACCTAAAAGGTGTCTTGACTCTTGAGGCCAAAGTTGATGTTGCGGTAAAGCACGGTTGTCCCAAAAGATTACGGTGATGTACGGAATAAGAGAACAAAGAAACCCCTCTCAGGAGCGCCAAGACATGTATTTAATATAGTGCTGCTTTGTTGAGTATGCATGGTAGCACAACTATTCCCCTAAATAATTAGCTCATTGTCAAACTAGTCAGCTTACCATGAAtgtcataaaataaaaaatggagTGAGTTTTTTCAAGACAAGTGTATACTATATATGTGATCAGATCTATGTTttgaactatatatatgtattttaAAATTATGGACAATCAAGGTTTAAAAGTCTAAAATGTTTGACTAGATGTTTTGGTCAAAGCGTCAAGTATTGCGACCGAAGGTAATATATCAGCAAACCAATCAATGGTGTGTATGATATTTATTTTGAATTTcattttataaaatattttgtccCCAGGTCGGATTCCCAGAATTATTCACCAATCACCATCAAAACATTGTGAATAATTTAAAAACCAACACATTTAAAGTTTATGTTGGTGGAATAGGAATCTGATGCAGACCCTTTATTGAATCTCAGGTCTCGTTGTCTTTTATTATTATTTCATCTTTTTATGTCCTACTTCTGAGTCTATAAAAAATTGTCAAAGACAAAGGAGAAAGGGTGGGATGTGTAGACTTGGGACGTTGTTTATTGACATTTAGAACGATGACAACTTTTTATGATGAGTTTAATTTGGGGCATTCGACTTATttatattgagttgcatgcaccaaccaattcaacctAAAAGCTTAAGCTAATAGGGAGAGGTGGACAATTCACTTATAATCTAACACTTCCCCTCACGTGGAGGCTCCCTCATGCCTCAGACGTGGAATAGGAGCGAgcagcaattattttatttaattgcgcTAACCAGGATTTGAACTTGATGAGATATAtctggctttgataccatattgagttgcatgcacaaACCGATTCAACCCAAAAATTTAAGTTGATGGGAAGAGATggacaattcacttatattccaacaatTTAATCACTTCAAAGCTCAAAAAAATCAAAAGATCAATATTTTACcaaaatttattattttatccATCTATGGAATCCGAAATTTCAGTGAAGATTCACCGAAATAAATGCCCATCGCTGTATTATGATTATTATCCATGATATGTTTAAAGCTAGGTACCTGTCAGCATGGTGACTTAATTTTAGTCATTTTCACAGACGACATTAGTACGCATGTTCTTCTTAATAAGCAGGGGGGAAATTAAATATAACGATCTTTGCATCAAGTTCACAACTTGATGGATACAACGTAACCAACTCAACAAGTACACAACATACACGCTAGCTAGTgatctagctagctagttaCACTGTCGATGGTTGGCGGAAGCGAAAGCAAACCAGAATCACGTTTGCGCACATGCACGCACGTATGAAGAAGCTGTGTGTTGTGGCAGCAGGAGTTGAGAGCTACTCAAATCACAAATACAAATGCACGGCGAAATCCATCATCTTACTGCTAGTAGCTTCACATGACGCGGCAGATGGCTGCCGGCGCCGGGTCCTCGCAGAGAAGCATCGGCGCGTGGCAGTAGCCGACGGCGGCGCACCGGCACGGCCCCGGGCACGGGCAGGGCTTGggctcctccttcttctcctccttcttctcggGCTTCTTGTCCTTGACCTCCTCCACCTGCAGGATCTCGGCGTGGCAGCAGACCTTCTTGCGCAGGCAGTGGACGAGGCAGGTGATGTCGACGCCCTCGCCGACCACCTCCAGCCGGTCCTTGAGGTCGCCGGTGATCCCGATCGACCCCACCCCGCTCGCCTTGGCGGCCAGCGCCATGGCCCGGGCGCGGCTCTTGGCGTTGGGCATGGTCATCTTGATCACGATCTTCTGCTGCAAAACAACAAATTTTTCAGAGAAACGAAAAACAGATCACCATGATCAGTTCGCGCGCGCGGGATGACGCTAGCTCAGCAAGCATCGCGAGAGACAAGAACAGGGTCGACGCTAAACTTACCTTTGCCATCTTTGACTCCCGAACCTCTTCAAAAAATTTGGTTCACGACGATCGACTATACTGACGACAAGCTGAGGAAATAACTGATCGAGCACTGTTCAGCCTTAGAATTCTGTCTGCCTACGCTGAGTCTTCGTGAGAAGGAGCTGCAGCCGGGCTCGTGGCTGGTGTATAAATATGCGCGCGCGGGGGCAAGAGGTGGTGGAGACAGCCACACCCGTAACAACGTACGGACACTAAGCTAATAATAAGGCGATGGACGGGCCGGCTGGGCTGGTGCCGAGGTCTTATCTTCTAGGGTGTGGCCGCAGCTAACGAAATGTGGCTAGAGGGGGAGAAGGAAGAGACTAGTGCGTGTGGGGTGTACGCAGTTGAACAACTGCCGCATCAAGCTTAGGATTTACAATAAGaaacgaagaaaaaaaaagctgatGCGTCAAGCTATTAGCGACTTGAGTGATTAGCCATAGAAAAAGCGACGaccgggcacgggcacgggagGATGGAGATGTGTTGACGCTGGAGCTGATCGAGACGATGTCGTCCGCAGGAGGCGGCTGGACGGAGTTGTGCCGggttttgctgctgctgctttctcAGACGTTATGGTTTATGGACAACATTTCCCGGATGCAAATAATATCTATGTTCTATGGACACACACGATTTAACAGAGTAAAAAACCCTTTAAAATTGTTCTTGAAAAGAGTAAAATGTGCTTGTCAAATATATATGTCTCAGTTTGGCCATCGTTCTCTGAAAAGTTTGCCGGCTACGCAGATACCTACGTATTTTGATTGGTATATGGGGGTACGTGTGACTGATGGTTGTTGGCGGGCCTATAAATGTGGTCAAATCAGAACAAGCATccttgggtgtgtttagatccgcgaaAATCTGGTAGAAAAGggcacatcggacactgtagcacgcTGTAGCACTTTtagtttgtttgtggtaaatattgttctattataggctaactatgctcaaaagattcgtctcgcaacgtacatcaaaactataaaAAAAACTCTACCCGGGGGGAAGAAACGACCCCAccgttttttcattaagaggaagccacACCGGCTTACTCGAGTagagaaaccccccgaaccctggcccatgcccgTGAGGGCCAAGCCttacggcgagcacagcgaggggtttttttttttctctcagcagcctgaaattcgcttctgatgagaatcgaactcaggacctgctGAGAGCGCGACGCTACCGGGCCGGGCTAGCCATCTCAACCGCCCGGCCTTTCgcacgtacatcaaaactatgcaattagtttttttatttaactacatttagtactccatgcacgagtcatttgctatatttaatgtttcgatgtgattttgatgtgatggaaaatttggaggaGTTTGGGGGAAGTGAACACAACCTTGATCcttcctttcaaaattttcttccttttttgcATTTATGCCCCTCTACGTGCCCGTCCCCCTTGTAAAAATTTCTAGAGGGAGCACCGGACAATAGTAGACAGGCAATGGTGTATTTGTGTGTTGGGGACACGTGACGGTGACCAGCAGCGCGCGATCGGCTCGCAAGGGAGTCTCATCCAATAATTGCGAAAACAAGGTGAGTAGAACATTTTTTTTGCATGCTGATTACATGACCCAAACACCTACCATTTTGCGACGTCTAGGCTGGGAATCTGCATGACCAGACAACGTGGATTGGTAGGCCCAAGTGAGGAAAAGGACGCGATAGCGGCGACACAGGAAGTGTTTTGACACATTGGTGGTTTTGTCTACTGGTCGATCTGGATTCTGGAAGGAGCCAAATACTAGACGGTTTTATCTACTGGTCGATCTCTGGAAGGACCCAAATAGGGAGAACCTTCGATCGTCGCGTTAGAACTTAGAAGCCTGCAGGAGCTGTTAACTTTAGTTGAGGACGAGTCTTTCATGTGGTTATACGCGCAGGTTTTAAACAGTTACATACAGGAGCTCGTGCTAGCTTTTGGTCGCGCCATTGATACCGTGTGTATTCTTTTTTCGGTTTTAGGCCTGTGGTTTCGCCTCTACGAGACCTCTTTGGCATGTGTaacaaacttttttttaatgaaaaacgtATCCAAACACGGTCTTGCAAAAAAATTGACTCAAACAGCATCTTCACATCCTTcacccaccaaaacatgaatagATGAGACACATATATCTTACCAATACTTTTTACCGACAGCATTGTTCAAATCAGCTCGTGGTACCTAGCCTAGGGCCTGTTTGGATGCCTTGATTAAAACTTTAGTCTCGTCATGTTGGATGTTTGGACAACAATtacaagtattaaatataggctAATTACAAAATCAATCGCATAAATGGAGGCTAATtcatgagacgaatctattgagcctaattaattcaccATTAGCACAACATGGAcaaatcatagactaattagacttaagtGGATTCATCTCGTGAATTAACCTTcatttatgcaattagttttataattagcctatactagtctatcaaccagTTGCTTTCGCACAAgctagaattaatataaaaataaagcttacaactaataattataattatctatccctcgccctctttcatctattaattattttaaaacatactctaaaatatatatttatcattatcgagttgcaataaattttatttcacatcacatctccatgtgtgtttgatatatatttaattgaaccatgTTTTTGTGAATCGGTATTCTTATcttttccatcatacatgaatacatgatgacatatatcgtgggtagtatttttatatacatGGTGacagaaatagtaatttaaaattttatattggtccactttaatattttgttataattatataatctaGATTCCAATTTAGAGGTTACTTCAActttaataatgacataattggataatttacatGCAAATTTAGAAGGCTATTTGCAGTATTTTTATA
This sequence is a window from Panicum virgatum strain AP13 chromosome 7K, P.virgatum_v5, whole genome shotgun sequence. Protein-coding genes within it:
- the LOC120641201 gene encoding disease resistance protein RGA5-like isoform X1 → MAKQKIVIKMTMPNAKSRARAMALAAKASGVGSIGITGDLKDRLEVVGEGVDITCLVHCLRKKVCCHAEILQVEEVKDKKPEKKEEKKEEPKPCPCPGPCRCAAVGYCHAPMLLCEDPAPAAICRVM
- the LOC120641200 gene encoding heavy metal-associated isoprenylated plant protein 47-like; protein product: MAKHKIVIKVTMPNAKSRAGAMVLAAKTNGVISIAIAGDLKDRLEVVGEGIDITCLVHCLRKKVCRHAEILKVEEVKDKKPEEEKKKKPEPCGCPAPCLCAAAYHQTPLQVFSCEESPAFGCNIL
- the LOC120641201 gene encoding disease resistance protein RGA5-like isoform X2: MAKKIVIKMTMPNAKSRARAMALAAKASGVGSIGITGDLKDRLEVVGEGVDITCLVHCLRKKVCCHAEILQVEEVKDKKPEKKEEKKEEPKPCPCPGPCRCAAVGYCHAPMLLCEDPAPAAICRVM